Proteins from a single region of Runella sp. SP2:
- a CDS encoding MFS transporter yields MNPNQELASRSMSRFQWLMVAICFILNFNDGIDVLIVSFSSTEIIKEWGLSKVEMGYIFSAGLAGMTLGCFLIAPLADKHGRRRIFLISVGMITIGMFGVGFGHQYSLMLLFRFITGLGIGGILPTMAATAAEFSNKKYRDFNVGLVQAGWPIGAILTGLFCAKYIPVYGWHTAFLVAGGISLLMWLLVYFYMTDSIDYMLQNSTTDTLLSVNRLLKRMGLPNLEALPVVVKNQENVGVKALFLPHYKDSTIKVWVAAFFGFLTLYTLMSWVPTIAKDSGLPFELATWVGIMLNIGAAFGSASVGGIGSRLGLRQTILMFMLIAFGVMQVYAFSTLTTGLIFGLVLLIGFFVQGGFNGIWPTLSRLYDTHLRATGVGYTVGIGRVGAILGPLLFGYFSDAGMGINALFVAFSIPLLVMGACIWAIKSDKLK; encoded by the coding sequence ATGAATCCAAATCAGGAACTTGCTTCTCGCTCCATGTCACGTTTTCAGTGGCTGATGGTGGCGATTTGTTTTATTTTAAACTTCAATGACGGCATCGATGTACTCATTGTCTCTTTTTCCAGTACTGAAATCATCAAAGAATGGGGACTTTCCAAGGTTGAAATGGGCTATATCTTTAGCGCGGGCTTGGCAGGGATGACTTTAGGTTGTTTTTTGATTGCTCCCTTGGCTGATAAACACGGACGCCGACGAATTTTCCTCATTTCAGTAGGGATGATTACGATTGGTATGTTTGGGGTTGGTTTTGGGCATCAATATAGCCTGATGCTCCTGTTTCGTTTCATAACAGGACTTGGCATTGGGGGGATTTTGCCTACCATGGCGGCTACGGCTGCTGAGTTTTCCAATAAAAAATACCGCGATTTTAACGTAGGATTGGTGCAGGCAGGCTGGCCGATTGGGGCAATCTTGACGGGGCTTTTTTGTGCAAAATACATTCCAGTGTACGGCTGGCATACAGCCTTTTTGGTGGCAGGAGGCATTTCATTGCTGATGTGGTTATTGGTGTATTTTTACATGACCGATTCGATTGACTACATGCTCCAAAATTCAACTACGGATACGTTACTTTCTGTTAATCGACTGCTGAAACGAATGGGGCTTCCAAACTTAGAAGCGCTGCCCGTTGTAGTCAAAAATCAAGAAAATGTGGGAGTAAAAGCGTTGTTCTTGCCTCATTATAAGGACAGTACCATCAAAGTATGGGTGGCGGCATTCTTTGGTTTCCTAACACTTTATACCCTGATGAGCTGGGTGCCAACCATTGCCAAAGACTCGGGTTTGCCGTTTGAATTGGCAACTTGGGTGGGGATTATGCTCAACATTGGGGCTGCTTTTGGCTCAGCCTCCGTGGGTGGAATTGGTAGCCGTTTGGGGCTTCGTCAAACCATTCTGATGTTTATGTTAATCGCCTTTGGGGTGATGCAGGTCTATGCGTTTTCAACCCTGACGACTGGGTTAATTTTTGGCTTAGTACTCCTGATTGGCTTTTTTGTGCAAGGAGGTTTTAATGGAATTTGGCCAACGCTATCTCGACTGTACGACACCCACCTCCGCGCTACGGGCGTTGGATATACCGTTGGAATAGGCCGAGTAGGGGCAATTTTAGGGCCACTTCTTTTTGGCTATTTTTCCGACGCGGGCATGGGTATTAATGCCTTGTTTGTGGCGTTTTCTATTCCATTGTTAGTCATGGGAGCTTGTATTTGGGCCATAAAGTCTGATAAATTAAAATAA
- a CDS encoding alpha/beta hydrolase, with amino-acid sequence MKKLFFAIALFALQAPIGGGGLGAQNISKIDSGAIDGARYRILLPENWKGKLVMYAHGYEFMGSKPRQSQDPAWLKRMTPFLERGYAVAASDYKIQGLALVQGVDDTEALRQYFVKTYGQPDSTFMAGHSMGGGITLATLENFGQNYQGGLPMCPLAGRIYLQTRKEFDMFATFNGLFPGIATSLHEIFDVSKPKEPMPMFAAFRKAATMKKAIFAKDSLLAVEFAKHFDMKPDDLAFALAFGEGVLRDIAQKAGGNPYDNTNTVYGRFPNALEVNQKAERLAATVSQNTLFDKYDRTGNINKPALALHTMYDQLIPADLAIVSYENLLQKQGKQAYFTVKYTNGQGHCNFTDKQTGQAFDELRAWVKSGQKAKAGFVE; translated from the coding sequence ATGAAAAAGTTATTTTTTGCCATTGCACTTTTTGCACTGCAAGCCCCCATTGGGGGTGGGGGTTTGGGGGCGCAAAACATTTCTAAAATCGACTCAGGTGCCATCGACGGGGCGCGGTATCGCATTCTTCTTCCTGAAAATTGGAAAGGAAAACTCGTCATGTACGCCCACGGCTACGAATTTATGGGTTCAAAGCCGCGCCAAAGTCAAGACCCTGCTTGGCTCAAGCGAATGACTCCATTTTTGGAACGTGGCTATGCCGTAGCCGCTTCTGATTACAAAATTCAGGGGTTGGCCTTGGTGCAAGGAGTGGACGATACGGAGGCTTTGCGTCAATATTTTGTCAAAACTTACGGTCAGCCCGATTCTACCTTTATGGCAGGCCATTCGATGGGAGGCGGAATTACGTTGGCTACCCTCGAAAATTTTGGCCAAAACTACCAAGGGGGACTCCCCATGTGCCCGTTGGCGGGAAGAATATACCTCCAAACCCGCAAAGAATTTGACATGTTTGCTACTTTCAATGGACTTTTTCCTGGCATTGCGACCTCATTGCACGAGATTTTTGACGTGTCAAAACCAAAAGAACCCATGCCCATGTTTGCGGCATTTCGGAAAGCAGCTACCATGAAAAAAGCCATTTTCGCCAAAGATTCATTACTTGCAGTGGAATTTGCCAAACATTTTGACATGAAGCCCGATGACCTTGCTTTTGCCTTGGCGTTTGGTGAGGGCGTACTGCGAGACATTGCCCAAAAAGCAGGCGGAAATCCGTACGACAATACCAATACCGTCTATGGCCGTTTTCCTAATGCGTTAGAAGTCAATCAAAAAGCCGAACGATTAGCCGCTACCGTAAGTCAGAATACTTTGTTTGATAAATACGACCGTACGGGCAATATAAACAAACCTGCGTTGGCTTTGCATACGATGTACGACCAGTTGATTCCTGCCGATTTGGCCATTGTGAGCTACGAAAACTTACTTCAGAAACAAGGTAAACAGGCTTATTTTACCGTAAAATATACCAATGGGCAAGGCCATTGCAATTTTACCGACAAGCAAACGGGACAAGCATTTGACGAGTTAAGAGCTTGGGTGAAATCAGGGCAAAAAGCGAAGGCTGGCTTCGTGGAGTAG
- a CDS encoding amidohydrolase family protein: MIDIEKVIAIDVHTHAEVSCCQPHDDYRPELDEAFAKYFKSDKRPTIQETADFYRDNNLAFVMFTVDSEHNVGKRRIPNVEVAEAALKNDDVMIAFASIDPHKGRMGAREARVLIENYGVKGFKFHPTVQGFYPQDKMAYHLYEVIAEYKLPMLFHSGHSGFGSGVRGGGGLRLEYSNPMHLDDVAIDFPDCPIIIAHPSWPWQDEALSVAMHKPNVYIDLSGWSPKYFPKQLIQYANTLLKDRMLFGTDFPLITPERWMKDFADAGFKEEVKPLILKENAIKMLGL, from the coding sequence ATGATAGACATCGAAAAAGTAATAGCCATCGACGTACACACGCACGCGGAAGTGTCGTGTTGTCAGCCGCACGACGATTATCGACCAGAATTGGACGAAGCGTTTGCCAAGTACTTTAAGTCCGATAAACGTCCCACCATTCAGGAAACGGCTGATTTTTATCGGGATAATAATCTAGCGTTTGTGATGTTTACGGTTGATTCCGAACACAATGTAGGAAAACGTCGGATTCCCAATGTTGAGGTAGCAGAAGCGGCGCTCAAAAACGATGACGTGATGATTGCCTTTGCGAGCATCGACCCGCATAAAGGACGCATGGGGGCTCGCGAAGCCCGCGTTTTAATTGAAAATTACGGGGTTAAGGGCTTCAAATTTCACCCAACGGTGCAAGGCTTTTATCCGCAAGACAAAATGGCGTATCATTTGTACGAAGTAATTGCCGAATACAAACTCCCCATGCTTTTTCACAGCGGCCATTCGGGGTTTGGAAGTGGGGTAAGAGGTGGGGGCGGTTTGCGATTGGAGTATTCTAACCCCATGCACCTCGACGATGTGGCCATCGACTTCCCCGATTGTCCTATCATCATTGCGCACCCGAGTTGGCCTTGGCAAGACGAGGCATTGTCGGTAGCCATGCACAAGCCCAATGTGTATATCGACTTGAGCGGTTGGTCACCCAAATATTTCCCCAAACAACTTATTCAATACGCCAACACCTTGTTGAAAGACAGAATGTTATTCGGAACAGATTTTCCGTTGATTACGCCCGAACGTTGGATGAAAGACTTTGCAGATGCGGGTTTTAAAGAAGAAGTAAAGCCGTTGATTTTGAAAGAAAATGCGATTAAAATGTTGGGGTTATAA
- a CDS encoding 5-methyltetrahydropteroyltriglutamate--homocysteine S-methyltransferase — translation MNPPFRADHVGSLLRTPAVKENRLKWKKGEISAEELRAIEDAGIAETVKKLEATGMKAITDGEFRRDYFHLDFLKELDGVTVTGGIEANPNAKAAEDGFTPPKLSVTGKLKHVKDIQVADFNYLKSVVSQTPKVSIPSPTMVHFRGGRKSIDINSYPDMDEFFHDLSAAYREEIDHLYKAGLRYLQLDDTNLAYLCDPKMRAAAVERGEDPNELPRTYASLINSVIDGRPKDLTVGIHLCRGNYRSTWFAEGGYEPVADILFNSINVDAYFLEYDDERSGDFAPLRFVPKDKMVVLGIISSKVKALESIDDLAKRIDEAAQYMPLEQMCVSPQCGFSSTHHGNDMTHDDQWRKMELVVNTAIKVWGTA, via the coding sequence ATGAACCCTCCTTTTAGAGCCGACCACGTCGGTAGTTTGTTGCGTACGCCAGCAGTAAAAGAAAACCGCTTAAAGTGGAAAAAAGGCGAAATCTCGGCTGAAGAACTTCGGGCTATTGAAGATGCTGGAATTGCTGAAACCGTAAAAAAATTGGAAGCTACGGGGATGAAAGCCATCACCGACGGCGAGTTTCGTCGTGATTATTTTCACCTAGATTTTCTGAAAGAACTGGACGGTGTCACCGTGACGGGTGGAATTGAAGCCAATCCAAACGCCAAAGCTGCTGAAGATGGCTTTACCCCGCCAAAATTGAGTGTAACGGGCAAGTTAAAGCACGTAAAAGACATTCAAGTTGCAGATTTTAATTACTTGAAATCGGTCGTAAGTCAGACGCCAAAAGTATCCATCCCTTCACCAACGATGGTGCATTTTCGCGGTGGACGCAAATCGATAGACATCAATTCGTATCCAGATATGGACGAATTTTTTCATGATTTATCGGCAGCCTATCGCGAAGAAATAGACCATTTGTACAAGGCAGGTTTGCGGTATTTGCAGTTGGACGATACCAATTTGGCCTACCTCTGCGACCCTAAAATGCGAGCGGCGGCCGTCGAACGTGGCGAAGACCCGAACGAACTACCACGTACGTATGCCTCTTTGATTAATTCGGTGATTGATGGACGCCCCAAAGACCTTACCGTTGGGATTCACCTTTGTCGTGGAAATTATCGCAGTACGTGGTTTGCTGAAGGAGGCTATGAGCCCGTGGCCGATATTTTATTCAATAGTATCAACGTGGATGCCTATTTCTTGGAGTACGACGACGAGCGTTCGGGCGATTTTGCCCCGTTGCGATTTGTACCAAAAGATAAAATGGTGGTACTCGGTATCATTTCTTCCAAAGTTAAAGCCTTGGAAAGCATTGATGACCTAGCCAAACGTATTGACGAGGCAGCGCAATACATGCCACTTGAACAAATGTGCGTGAGTCCGCAATGTGGTTTTTCATCGACCCACCACGGCAACGACATGACCCACGACGACCAATGGCGTAAAATGGAACTGGTCGTAAACACTGCCATCAAAGTGTGGGGTACGGCGTAA
- a CDS encoding 3-hydroxyacyl-CoA dehydrogenase, translating into MNIQQKTFLVTGGASGLGLATAKMIVENGGNAVLLDVNEEAGQKAEAQLGASVRFVKTDVSNEEHVQAAIELAITTFGTINGVANCAGIGPAQRVVGKNGPHTLDLFSKVIQINLIGTFNVIRLAAAAMQQNEPGESGERGVIINTASVAAFDGQIGQAAYSASKGGIVGMTLPIAREFAKMGIRVMTIAPGIFETPLLMGMPDDVKASLGQQVPFPSRLGQPREYAALVKHIIENQMLNGEVIRLDGAIRMAAK; encoded by the coding sequence ATGAACATACAACAAAAAACTTTTCTCGTAACAGGTGGCGCTTCGGGGCTTGGACTGGCAACGGCCAAAATGATTGTCGAAAATGGTGGAAATGCCGTATTACTCGATGTAAACGAAGAAGCAGGGCAAAAAGCAGAAGCTCAACTAGGTGCGAGTGTTCGCTTTGTGAAAACGGACGTCAGCAACGAAGAACACGTACAAGCGGCCATTGAATTGGCTATCACAACGTTCGGAACTATTAATGGTGTAGCGAACTGCGCGGGGATTGGTCCAGCCCAGCGGGTCGTAGGAAAAAACGGACCACATACACTTGATTTATTTTCAAAAGTTATTCAAATCAACTTAATCGGGACATTTAATGTCATTCGATTGGCAGCGGCAGCGATGCAGCAAAACGAACCTGGCGAAAGCGGCGAACGTGGGGTCATTATCAACACGGCTTCTGTCGCTGCTTTCGACGGGCAAATCGGTCAGGCAGCTTATTCGGCCTCCAAAGGTGGTATTGTTGGGATGACCTTACCGATTGCAAGGGAATTTGCCAAAATGGGCATTCGGGTGATGACCATCGCGCCAGGAATTTTTGAAACGCCGCTTTTGATGGGAATGCCCGACGATGTAAAAGCCTCTTTAGGGCAACAAGTACCGTTCCCGTCGCGGTTGGGACAGCCGCGCGAATACGCTGCTTTAGTAAAACATATTATTGAAAATCAAATGCTTAACGGAGAAGTCATTCGTCTTGATGGCGCCATCCGCATGGCTGCGAAATAA
- a CDS encoding feruloyl-CoA synthase — MNFKITPPLGAGTVRRAGLFKNVHFGPTQTQKKRRSDGIMEFELLAPLEEYPEKLTEKLRFWAIQKPEAVFIARRNENGEWVKLTYAETLQKVERIAQYLLNLELSEEKTLVILSENSLEHALLALAAVHVGIPYSPISPPYSLVSDDFGKLRHTLELMTPGLIFAQNGRMYAKALELAKALFPDATFVTVDGSEGVDFAQILSFEPTVQVQQAFEKVNADTVAKVLFTSGSTGLPKGVINTQRMWCANLQQITQVFPFMKTEPPVFIDWLPWNHTFGGNHNFGLALYNGGTLYIDEGKPTRQGIETTVQNLREISPTAYFNVPKGFEMLIPYFDREPQLRETFFKKLQILFYAGASLAQPVWNRWEELATETTGEKVPIITGLGCTESGPSAMFASWGGSFSGLLGVPVAGMKVKLVPDGDKLEARYKAPNVTPGYWREPEVTAKAFDEEGFYKTGDAVKFVDENDPDKGLVFDGRIAEDFKLSTGTWVNVGVLKAKVLTAGSPIVQDVVLTGLDREYVGAILFLNVEACRVHAGLELETSHEEVFTHPKVTNYLDEMLVWLENQATGSASRVVKYIVALEPPSIDLGEITDKGSLNQRAVLKYRANLVEKLYGL, encoded by the coding sequence ATGAATTTTAAAATAACTCCCCCGTTGGGGGCTGGGACGGTACGCCGCGCGGGGCTTTTCAAAAACGTTCATTTTGGCCCTACCCAAACTCAAAAAAAGCGTCGCTCAGACGGTATTATGGAGTTTGAACTTTTGGCTCCTTTGGAAGAATATCCTGAAAAACTAACGGAGAAATTGCGCTTTTGGGCAATACAAAAACCAGAAGCTGTCTTCATTGCAAGGCGAAATGAAAACGGCGAATGGGTAAAGTTAACGTATGCCGAAACCCTCCAAAAAGTAGAGCGAATTGCGCAGTATCTACTGAATTTAGAACTGTCGGAAGAAAAAACCTTGGTGATTTTGTCCGAGAATAGTCTTGAACATGCACTCTTAGCATTGGCCGCCGTACACGTGGGAATCCCTTATTCGCCAATTTCTCCCCCTTATTCGTTGGTGTCGGATGATTTTGGAAAACTCCGCCATACGCTCGAATTAATGACCCCAGGGTTGATTTTTGCTCAAAATGGACGAATGTACGCCAAAGCCTTGGAGTTGGCAAAGGCTCTTTTTCCTGATGCTACTTTTGTAACTGTCGATGGGAGTGAAGGAGTTGATTTTGCACAGATACTTTCCTTTGAACCAACTGTGCAGGTACAGCAGGCGTTTGAGAAAGTCAATGCCGACACCGTTGCTAAAGTTCTCTTTACGTCGGGCTCAACGGGCTTGCCCAAAGGGGTGATTAACACCCAACGAATGTGGTGTGCTAACTTGCAGCAGATAACGCAGGTTTTCCCTTTTATGAAAACCGAGCCACCCGTGTTTATCGATTGGTTGCCGTGGAATCATACCTTCGGCGGAAATCATAATTTTGGATTGGCTCTTTATAATGGAGGGACACTGTATATCGACGAAGGAAAGCCAACCCGCCAAGGCATCGAAACGACGGTTCAAAACCTCCGTGAAATTTCTCCAACGGCTTATTTCAACGTGCCTAAGGGGTTTGAAATGCTGATTCCTTACTTCGACCGTGAACCTCAGCTTCGCGAAACTTTTTTTAAGAAGTTGCAAATCCTGTTTTATGCAGGGGCTTCGTTGGCGCAGCCAGTTTGGAACCGTTGGGAGGAGTTGGCTACAGAAACTACGGGGGAAAAAGTACCCATCATTACGGGTTTGGGCTGTACCGAATCGGGGCCTTCGGCGATGTTTGCCAGCTGGGGAGGAAGCTTTTCGGGCTTGTTGGGCGTGCCTGTGGCGGGAATGAAGGTGAAACTAGTCCCCGACGGCGATAAACTAGAGGCTCGCTACAAAGCTCCCAACGTGACACCAGGGTATTGGCGAGAACCCGAAGTGACGGCAAAAGCATTTGACGAAGAAGGGTTTTATAAAACGGGCGATGCCGTCAAATTTGTGGATGAAAATGACCCCGACAAAGGACTTGTATTTGATGGTCGTATTGCAGAAGATTTCAAACTCTCGACGGGGACGTGGGTGAATGTGGGCGTTTTAAAAGCAAAAGTATTGACAGCTGGCTCCCCCATTGTTCAGGATGTAGTGTTGACTGGTTTGGACAGAGAATACGTAGGGGCAATTTTGTTCTTAAACGTCGAAGCTTGCCGAGTTCATGCAGGTTTAGAATTAGAAACAAGCCACGAAGAGGTATTTACACATCCAAAAGTGACAAATTATTTGGATGAAATGTTGGTATGGCTTGAAAATCAGGCGACTGGCAGTGCTAGTCGAGTAGTAAAATACATCGTTGCATTAGAACCCCCTTCCATTGATTTGGGAGAAATTACGGATAAAGGCTCGCTGAATCAGCGTGCAGTTTTGAAATATAGAGCTAACTTGGTGGAAAAATTGTACGGCCTTTAG
- a CDS encoding crotonase/enoyl-CoA hydratase family protein, whose amino-acid sequence MVDFHFPSDLLKISAVESTLLVGLNRPEKRNAFNDALLLDLEKVMDAIPASVRCMVIYGEGKHFSAGLDLSELKERNASEGVYHSRMWHRVLDKVQFGRVPVIAALHGAVVGGGLELASACHIRVADVTTMYALPEGQRGIFVGGGASVRVPKLIGLARMTDMMLTGRVYSAEEGERIGLAQYLVETGKSQEKALELAQKVASNAGMTNFALVQVLPRIVDASQEQGLLMESLMAAIAQSAPEAKERLRDFLEGRAKKVAP is encoded by the coding sequence ATGGTTGACTTCCATTTTCCCTCAGACCTTCTAAAAATAAGCGCCGTAGAAAGCACGCTCTTGGTAGGACTCAACCGACCCGAAAAACGAAATGCTTTCAACGATGCGCTGCTTCTAGACTTAGAAAAAGTAATGGATGCCATTCCCGCGTCCGTTCGGTGCATGGTTATTTATGGCGAAGGGAAACATTTCTCCGCAGGACTTGATTTATCCGAACTCAAGGAACGAAATGCCTCCGAAGGGGTGTACCATTCCCGCATGTGGCATCGGGTACTCGACAAGGTGCAGTTTGGGCGAGTGCCTGTGATTGCGGCCTTGCACGGGGCGGTCGTAGGCGGAGGTTTGGAACTTGCGAGTGCCTGTCATATTAGAGTTGCGGATGTTACAACCATGTATGCCTTGCCTGAGGGACAGCGAGGGATATTTGTCGGTGGTGGGGCTTCGGTGCGCGTACCCAAGCTCATTGGATTGGCACGTATGACCGACATGATGCTTACAGGGCGCGTGTATTCTGCGGAAGAAGGGGAACGAATTGGACTTGCGCAATATTTAGTAGAAACAGGAAAAAGCCAAGAAAAAGCCCTTGAACTGGCGCAAAAAGTAGCCTCCAACGCTGGAATGACCAATTTTGCATTGGTACAGGTGCTGCCAAGAATTGTAGATGCTTCGCAAGAACAGGGGCTGTTGATGGAATCATTGATGGCCGCCATTGCCCAAAGTGCCCCCGAAGCCAAAGAAAGATTGCGTGATTTTTTGGAAGGACGAGCTAAAAAAGTTGCCCCCTAA
- a CDS encoding PQQ-dependent sugar dehydrogenase, producing MKKTALFSMVLGTLAYASWGQTEPVETKKPNSDYKSAFAGQTRIGGVKTQTPYDFKVLSEGLTFPWGVKSLPDGRLIITEKAGNLRIAKTNGELSKPITGLPAVNTSGQGGLLGITIDPNFDKNRMIYWTFAENFDGGTLTSVAKGKLSADETKIEGATVIYRATPAHKGNLHYGGRILFDKKGDLFVSTGERSDMVTRPQAQQLNSSLGKIVHITTDGKPVANGPFASTAGAKPELYSYGHRNVQGLTFNPVSGDLWSNEFGPRGGDEINRVQSGKNYGWPVITYGIEYSGKQIGDVIQQKEGMEQPVYYWDPSVSPSGMTFYSGDMMPEWKNNLFVGCLSGMHIARLVIENNKVVGEERLLSQEYQRFRDVIQGKDGAIYAVTDQGRLYRIFKK from the coding sequence ATGAAAAAAACAGCACTTTTTTCAATGGTTTTGGGCACGTTGGCGTACGCTTCTTGGGGCCAGACCGAACCCGTTGAAACTAAAAAACCTAACTCAGATTACAAATCAGCTTTTGCTGGACAAACCCGAATTGGTGGAGTAAAAACCCAAACTCCGTACGATTTTAAGGTTCTTTCGGAAGGCTTGACGTTTCCTTGGGGCGTAAAAAGCTTGCCTGATGGGCGCTTAATTATCACTGAAAAAGCGGGAAATCTTCGCATTGCCAAAACCAACGGCGAATTGAGCAAGCCTATTACGGGACTTCCTGCTGTGAATACCAGTGGCCAAGGTGGACTTTTGGGGATTACCATCGACCCTAATTTTGACAAAAACCGAATGATATATTGGACGTTTGCCGAGAATTTTGACGGTGGAACGCTTACTTCGGTAGCGAAAGGGAAACTTTCTGCCGATGAGACAAAAATTGAAGGTGCGACGGTCATTTATCGTGCCACGCCAGCCCACAAGGGAAATCTCCACTACGGAGGCCGTATTTTGTTTGATAAAAAAGGCGATTTGTTTGTGAGTACAGGCGAGCGCTCCGACATGGTAACCCGCCCTCAAGCGCAACAATTGAACTCAAGCTTAGGGAAAATTGTCCACATTACTACCGACGGTAAACCTGTTGCCAATGGCCCATTTGCGAGCACAGCAGGGGCGAAGCCAGAATTGTATTCGTACGGACACCGTAACGTGCAAGGGCTTACATTTAACCCTGTTTCGGGCGATTTGTGGTCGAATGAGTTTGGCCCAAGAGGTGGCGACGAAATTAACCGTGTGCAGTCGGGTAAAAACTACGGTTGGCCTGTGATTACTTACGGAATCGAATACAGTGGCAAACAGATTGGGGATGTGATTCAGCAAAAAGAAGGTATGGAGCAACCCGTGTATTATTGGGATCCATCGGTATCGCCAAGTGGGATGACGTTTTATAGTGGCGACATGATGCCAGAGTGGAAAAATAATCTATTTGTAGGTTGTTTGAGCGGGATGCACATTGCGCGTTTGGTGATTGAAAACAACAAAGTGGTAGGGGAGGAGCGCCTGCTTTCGCAAGAATACCAACGTTTCCGCGACGTCATTCAAGGCAAAGATGGGGCAATTTACGCCGTGACTGACCAAGGTCGTTTGTATCGTATTTTTAAGAAATAA
- the mgrA gene encoding L-glyceraldehyde 3-phosphate reductase, protein MAFLSSPQRYDSMEYRRCGKSGIKLPALSLGLWHNFGGIDHFENARNMITLAFDKGITHFDLANNYGPPAGSAEETFGRVLKKDLLPYRDEMIITTKAGYYMWQGPYGEWGSKKYLVSSLDQSLKRMGLDYVDIFYHHRPDPETPLEETMAALDLIVRQGKALYVGISNYNAAETEKAVKLLREMGTPCLVHQAKYSMFERWVEGGLLDVLEQNGAGCVAFSPLAQGLLSDKYLKGIPADSRAASGRGNGALESGRITEEKLNQVLQLNEIAEQRGQNLAQMALSWILKDPRITSVILGVSKPEQLTDSLKCLDNKEFSAEELQKINQILG, encoded by the coding sequence ATGGCTTTTTTATCTTCTCCGCAACGTTACGATTCCATGGAATACCGTCGATGCGGTAAAAGTGGCATCAAACTACCCGCCCTTTCGTTGGGCTTATGGCACAATTTTGGGGGAATTGACCATTTTGAAAATGCCAGAAACATGATTACACTGGCGTTTGATAAAGGCATTACTCATTTTGACTTGGCTAATAATTATGGTCCGCCCGCGGGATCGGCCGAGGAAACTTTTGGCCGCGTTTTGAAAAAAGACCTGCTGCCTTACCGCGACGAAATGATTATTACCACCAAAGCAGGCTATTATATGTGGCAAGGGCCATACGGCGAATGGGGTTCTAAAAAATACCTAGTGTCGAGTCTCGACCAAAGTCTCAAGCGTATGGGTTTAGACTACGTGGATATTTTTTACCACCACCGTCCAGATCCCGAAACGCCTCTCGAAGAAACCATGGCCGCTTTGGATTTGATTGTTCGTCAGGGGAAAGCGCTTTATGTGGGTATCTCAAATTACAACGCCGCCGAAACCGAAAAGGCTGTAAAGTTGTTACGTGAAATGGGCACACCTTGCTTGGTACATCAGGCGAAGTACTCGATGTTTGAACGTTGGGTGGAAGGTGGATTGCTCGATGTCTTGGAACAAAATGGCGCGGGTTGCGTAGCATTTTCACCTTTGGCGCAAGGGCTATTGTCGGACAAGTACCTAAAAGGAATTCCTGCTGATTCAAGAGCAGCTTCGGGGCGAGGAAATGGCGCATTGGAAAGTGGCCGAATCACTGAAGAGAAACTTAACCAAGTGCTACAATTGAATGAAATTGCCGAACAAAGAGGCCAAAATTTAGCCCAAATGGCGTTGTCGTGGATACTGAAAGACCCGCGCATTACTTCGGTGATTTTGGGCGTTAGTAAACCCGAGCAGCTTACAGATTCGCTAAAATGCCTTGATAATAAGGAGTTTTCGGCGGAGGAGTTGCAGAAGATTAATCAAATTTTGGGTTAA
- a CDS encoding Crp/Fnr family transcriptional regulator — protein sequence MHSQLHQYISRYVLLTEEESQIVADCLKWKTFPKKTVLLQAGDVCHFEAYVIKGCIREYFTDKDGTELTLEFAVEDWWVSDISSFEHQTPSKMTIETIEDCELLVLSRESKDELLRRVPKLERMFRLMIQRHLAVIQARLLRTVSYSAMKQLEEFLKRYPTLPNRVPQQYIASYLGITPEFLSKLRKRQMTGKN from the coding sequence ATGCACTCACAACTTCATCAATATATTTCTCGCTATGTTCTGCTTACCGAAGAAGAGTCCCAAATCGTCGCCGACTGTTTGAAATGGAAAACTTTTCCCAAAAAAACGGTTCTTCTCCAAGCGGGGGATGTCTGCCATTTTGAAGCCTACGTCATTAAAGGTTGCATTCGGGAGTATTTTACTGACAAAGACGGCACTGAACTCACCCTAGAGTTTGCCGTTGAAGATTGGTGGGTGAGCGACATTAGCAGTTTTGAGCACCAAACCCCCAGCAAGATGACGATTGAGACAATCGAAGATTGTGAATTATTGGTACTTTCTCGGGAGTCAAAAGACGAATTGTTGCGCCGCGTACCCAAGCTCGAACGTATGTTTCGCCTGATGATTCAACGCCACTTGGCCGTTATTCAAGCCCGCTTACTCCGCACGGTGTCTTATTCGGCCATGAAGCAATTAGAGGAATTTTTGAAACGCTACCCGACCCTTCCCAACCGCGTGCCACAGCAGTACATTGCGTCGTATTTAGGAATTACGCCCGAGTTTTTGAGCAAGTTGCGAAAGCGACAAATGACGGGTAAAAATTAG